A stretch of Mucilaginibacter terrae DNA encodes these proteins:
- a CDS encoding thioredoxin family protein produces MMKVLMLSIFLIAQVAWLGNFNEAQQQAKQTHKMILVNFSGSDWCGPCIRLRKEILETTEFDSYAQDHLVLVRADFPRQKKNQLSKEQV; encoded by the coding sequence TATTAATGCTCAGTATATTTTTAATAGCTCAGGTTGCATGGTTGGGCAACTTTAATGAGGCGCAGCAGCAAGCTAAACAAACGCATAAAATGATACTCGTTAACTTTTCGGGGTCTGACTGGTGCGGTCCTTGCATCCGCCTGCGTAAAGAAATTCTGGAGACAACCGAATTTGATAGCTATGCACAAGATCACCTGGTATTGGTGCGGGCCGACTTTCCTCGCCAGAAAAAAAATCAATTAAGCAAAGAGCAGGTATAA
- a CDS encoding FAD:protein FMN transferase, with translation MQSSELTTTLPAVFKRGLRLMGNHFEISVVCDDERVAQNCIDEAVTEIQRIEALLTTYKDSSQTNYINNNAGIAPVKVDQEVFDLIERSLKISHLTQGAFDITYGSIDKSLWNFDVNMKQLPDTEIAMQSVRLINYHNVVLDRQNLTVFLKEHGMRIGFGGIGKGYAADRAKMLLRQAGIQSGIVNAAGDLATWGTQPDGKPWTVAIADPNGKVPYISKLNISNTAIATSGNYEKYATINGKRYSHTIDPKTGLPVAGIKSVSIICPSAELADALATPVMVMGVKVGLDLINQLKGVACIIVDDHDQLYTSQNINLHY, from the coding sequence ATGCAAAGTAGTGAGCTAACCACTACTTTGCCCGCTGTATTTAAGCGTGGCTTGCGCTTAATGGGTAACCATTTTGAAATAAGCGTGGTATGCGATGATGAGCGTGTAGCGCAAAACTGTATTGACGAAGCAGTTACCGAGATACAACGAATAGAAGCCTTGCTAACCACCTACAAAGATAGCAGCCAAACCAATTATATTAATAATAACGCCGGCATTGCTCCTGTAAAGGTAGACCAGGAGGTATTTGACCTGATCGAACGCTCGCTTAAAATATCGCACCTTACACAGGGTGCGTTTGATATAACCTATGGTTCGATAGACAAAAGCCTGTGGAACTTTGATGTGAATATGAAGCAGTTGCCTGATACGGAAATTGCCATGCAATCGGTGCGACTTATCAATTACCACAACGTTGTATTAGATAGACAAAACCTAACAGTATTTTTAAAAGAGCATGGCATGCGCATTGGCTTTGGCGGCATAGGCAAAGGCTACGCGGCAGACAGGGCCAAAATGTTACTCCGGCAAGCCGGCATACAAAGTGGCATCGTAAACGCAGCCGGCGATCTGGCTACCTGGGGCACCCAGCCCGACGGCAAACCCTGGACGGTAGCCATTGCCGACCCTAATGGCAAGGTGCCCTACATTTCAAAACTAAACATCAGCAACACAGCTATTGCCACCTCGGGTAATTACGAAAAATATGCCACCATTAATGGCAAAAGATACTCGCACACCATTGATCCAAAAACAGGGCTGCCCGTAGCAGGCATTAAAAGTGTAAGTATTATTTGCCCCAGTGCCGAACTGGCCGATGCCCTTGCAACGCCCGTTATGGTAATGGGGGTAAAGGTAGGGCTCGACCTGATTAACCAGCTTAAAGGAGTGGCATGCATTATTGTAGATGATCACGATCAACTGTACACCTCTCAAAACATTAATCTACACTATTAA
- a CDS encoding DUF4266 domain-containing protein codes for MNKKYQLYVLLALVAFSCSGLASCVSVKPYQKNRLNDAEMELRARTAQKFEQSFQLYREGGSGANGGKSGGGCGCN; via the coding sequence ATGAACAAAAAATATCAGCTATATGTCCTGCTGGCCTTAGTGGCCTTTAGTTGCAGCGGGCTTGCATCATGTGTTTCGGTAAAGCCTTATCAAAAAAACAGGCTCAATGATGCCGAGATGGAGCTTAGGGCTCGCACGGCTCAAAAGTTTGAGCAAAGTTTCCAGCTTTATCGCGAAGGTGGATCGGGTGCTAATGGCGGTAAAAGTGGTGGCGGCTGCGGTTGTAATTAA
- a CDS encoding DUF3570 domain-containing protein yields the protein MKKLYLNVALFYMGILASHAQIVSPVPAKADTANAAYHSKKLTVDEVNFVSAYYHQDGNHSAVTGGIGTELLTDFANTIDVQLSNYNKRGRKNTFLFELGIDHYSSASSDKIDPSTISSASKSDNRIYPSLNWTRTNEQTGNAYGFTGSYSHEYDYQSFGAAFNLTRLSKNKNTQFDMRLQAFLDKWKVILPVELRPGYAPGKNYEHDHSADGSAPRNSFSASFSLSQVINPRLQVLIIVEPAYQHGLLSTRYQRDYFTDGSLRAENLPGKRYKLPVAARFNYFLDDHFIIRTYYRYYMDNWGIRAHTAEVEVPVKLTSFVSVSPFYRYNSQQGTRYFAPYGQHNPNAAYYTSDCDLADLHSSFVGAGLRLSPPKGVFGWQRLNMLELRYGHYMRSTNLTSNVITLNMRFK from the coding sequence ATGAAAAAACTATATTTAAACGTCGCCCTGTTTTATATGGGCATCTTAGCATCGCATGCTCAGATAGTTTCCCCTGTTCCTGCTAAAGCAGATACGGCAAATGCTGCCTATCACTCTAAAAAGCTTACGGTCGACGAGGTTAACTTCGTTTCGGCATATTACCATCAGGATGGTAACCATTCGGCAGTAACCGGTGGTATTGGTACCGAATTGCTCACAGATTTTGCCAATACTATTGACGTACAGTTATCTAACTATAACAAGCGCGGTCGTAAGAATACCTTTTTGTTCGAATTAGGCATCGATCATTATTCGTCGGCCTCGTCTGATAAAATAGACCCGTCAACCATATCTTCTGCATCAAAGTCTGATAACCGTATTTACCCATCGCTCAACTGGACCCGTACCAACGAGCAAACGGGCAATGCTTATGGTTTTACAGGCTCTTATTCGCACGAATATGATTACCAGTCGTTCGGCGCTGCCTTTAATCTTACCCGCTTGTCTAAAAATAAGAATACGCAGTTTGATATGCGGCTGCAGGCATTTTTGGATAAGTGGAAAGTGATCTTGCCGGTAGAGCTACGACCGGGTTATGCGCCTGGCAAAAACTATGAACACGATCACAGTGCGGATGGCTCGGCACCACGTAATTCGTTCAGCGCATCGTTTTCTTTATCGCAGGTAATTAATCCGCGGTTACAGGTACTGATTATAGTAGAACCTGCATATCAGCATGGATTGCTTTCTACACGTTACCAGCGCGACTATTTTACCGATGGATCGCTACGGGCCGAGAACCTGCCTGGTAAGCGTTATAAACTGCCTGTAGCGGCCCGCTTTAATTACTTTTTAGACGATCATTTTATCATCCGCACCTATTACCGTTACTACATGGATAATTGGGGCATAAGAGCCCATACCGCAGAAGTGGAAGTTCCGGTAAAACTAACTTCATTCGTATCGGTCAGTCCGTTTTACCGATATAACTCGCAGCAGGGAACCCGGTATTTTGCACCATATGGCCAGCACAACCCCAATGCCGCTTACTACACCAGTGATTGTGATCTGGCCGATTTGCACAGCAGTTTTGTTGGGGCAGGGTTACGCCTTAGTCCGCCAAAAGGAGTTTTTGGCTGGCAGCGCCTCAATATGCTTGAATTGCGTTACGGTCATTACATGCGTTCAACTAACCTGACATCGAACGTTATAACATTGAATATGAGGTTCAAGTAA
- a CDS encoding nuclear transport factor 2 family protein, translating into MASFVHPESEDIEIIRQFYSGINRNDIEFVLTLMDVDVSRIEPEEFSAAGIYQGHSDLRKHLTAGRSTWAEGTCEPVDFFSNGNKIVATVHIKVRLNNQSEWIDARIADGFMIKDGLVMEFNSFANIQNAFAWANIAANS; encoded by the coding sequence ATGGCATCGTTTGTACATCCAGAGTCTGAAGACATTGAAATAATCAGGCAGTTTTATTCAGGCATAAATCGCAATGATATTGAGTTTGTATTGACACTAATGGATGTCGATGTCAGTCGTATTGAACCTGAAGAATTTTCGGCAGCCGGTATCTATCAGGGGCACTCCGATTTGCGAAAGCATCTAACAGCGGGAAGAAGCACTTGGGCAGAGGGCACATGCGAACCGGTCGATTTTTTTTCTAACGGAAATAAGATAGTTGCTACTGTCCATATCAAAGTTCGGCTTAATAATCAATCAGAATGGATTGACGCAAGAATAGCAGATGGGTTCATGATTAAAGATGGCCTGGTGATGGAATTTAATTCATTTGCGAACATCCAGAATGCTTTTGCATGGGCTAACATTGCAGCCAACAGTTAA
- a CDS encoding ATP-binding protein has protein sequence MKIQQAAQYINKWSGSETLLNAQLKLFTLMLSANVLKGGIYLYDAIYRHGGEGSGRAVRLMVTSVVIIFVLRKFPKIIQWGIHYAVLATIAHVYYRAFNKSVGLDAVTMQAIIMVIISAFYGLGKKWGTVYTLIAAASTLLIHYIKFRFTGLIPLPQHLNDIYIAVNWVVILISHLYFHGVLYGNLKASKILSLQLAEAAQAKTNFLSTMSHELRTPLNSVIGIAGLLISDDANSKQKEQLDVLKFSAEGLLTLINDILDINKLDAGKLELESTPFSLTLLLNGIGRGMEFKAHEQGLKFKFFMDEKLKDKSFQGDPSRLSQVLYNLIGNAVKFTEQGEVSLITEVMNQDGSNYIIRFKVTDTGIGISEEQQKLVFDPFQQATASTTRKFGGTGLGLAIVKQLVEMFGSEIKLKSKIGDGTCFYFDLSMQQVEQKVGDELSETRDQGEKNLSSLRILLAEDNMMNIYFMKQLFKRWNISADIAENGTEVLEMLKDADYDLILMDMHMPVMDGMQATEQIRKLADPSKAGVHIIALTASVSDQIQKRVISCGMNDYLHKPFQLDELRAKLEARLYSNAY, from the coding sequence ATGAAGATTCAGCAGGCAGCTCAATACATCAATAAGTGGTCAGGAAGTGAAACACTTTTAAACGCACAGCTGAAGCTGTTCACTCTGATGCTCTCTGCCAATGTACTTAAAGGTGGGATATACCTTTATGATGCCATTTATCGTCACGGCGGCGAAGGTAGCGGCAGGGCGGTCCGCCTGATGGTTACGTCAGTAGTTATCATTTTTGTATTACGGAAATTTCCTAAGATTATTCAATGGGGTATCCATTACGCAGTACTGGCTACTATTGCCCATGTTTACTACCGGGCATTTAATAAATCGGTTGGCTTGGATGCGGTTACAATGCAAGCCATTATTATGGTCATTATTTCGGCCTTTTATGGACTCGGAAAAAAGTGGGGTACCGTTTACACGCTTATTGCAGCTGCCTCAACTTTACTGATACATTACATAAAGTTTCGTTTTACGGGATTAATTCCTTTGCCACAGCATCTTAACGACATTTACATAGCTGTAAATTGGGTGGTGATCCTGATTTCTCATTTATACTTTCATGGTGTGCTGTATGGCAACCTGAAGGCCAGCAAAATCCTGAGTTTACAATTGGCAGAAGCTGCACAGGCAAAAACTAATTTTTTGTCGACCATGTCACATGAACTGCGTACACCACTAAACTCCGTTATCGGCATTGCCGGGTTATTAATCAGCGATGATGCCAATTCCAAACAGAAAGAACAACTTGATGTACTCAAATTTTCGGCCGAAGGATTATTAACGCTCATCAATGATATTCTGGATATAAATAAACTGGATGCCGGAAAGCTTGAACTGGAATCAACTCCGTTCTCACTCACCTTACTTTTAAACGGTATAGGTAGGGGAATGGAATTCAAAGCGCATGAACAGGGCCTTAAGTTCAAATTTTTTATGGATGAAAAGTTGAAGGATAAGAGCTTTCAGGGAGATCCTTCACGGCTTAGCCAGGTGCTTTACAACCTGATAGGTAATGCGGTCAAATTTACTGAACAAGGGGAGGTAAGCTTAATTACGGAAGTGATGAACCAGGATGGTTCTAACTACATAATCAGATTTAAAGTAACAGACACAGGTATAGGTATTTCGGAAGAGCAACAAAAGCTGGTATTTGATCCGTTTCAGCAAGCTACGGCCAGCACTACACGTAAATTTGGTGGTACAGGTTTAGGTTTGGCTATCGTTAAACAACTCGTAGAAATGTTTGGTAGCGAAATTAAGCTGAAAAGTAAGATTGGTGACGGAACATGCTTTTATTTTGATTTATCCATGCAGCAGGTAGAGCAGAAGGTTGGCGATGAATTAAGCGAAACACGTGATCAGGGAGAAAAGAACTTGAGCAGCCTACGTATTTTGCTTGCCGAAGATAATATGATGAACATCTATTTCATGAAGCAATTGTTCAAGCGCTGGAATATTTCTGCCGATATTGCCGAAAACGGTACAGAGGTTTTGGAAATGCTTAAGGATGCTGATTATGACCTGATATTAATGGATATGCACATGCCGGTGATGGATGGTATGCAGGCAACTGAACAGATCAGGAAGTTGGCTGATCCGTCAAAAGCAGGTGTACATATCATTGCCTTAACAGCTTCGGTATCTGATCAGATACAAAAACGTGTTATCAGTTGTGGCATGAATGATTATTTGCATAAACCTTTTCAGTTAGATGAGCTTAGGGCGAAACTGGAAGCGCGGTTATATTCGAACGCGTATTGA
- a CDS encoding 4'-phosphopantetheinyl transferase family protein produces the protein MDEFDKIQFTGITPFISRYFTHKFMGVDCLSSAERNIIQGSAEKRRIDFSTGRYCARQALGMLINSKPAIMQGEGREPLWPNGVVGSISHSGKLAGAVAALQSNIMAIGVDIETVGEVKPEIWDLIFK, from the coding sequence ATGGACGAATTTGACAAAATCCAGTTTACCGGTATTACCCCGTTTATTTCCCGGTACTTTACACATAAATTTATGGGTGTGGATTGTTTGTCATCTGCCGAACGAAACATCATACAAGGATCTGCCGAAAAACGCCGTATTGATTTTAGTACCGGGCGTTATTGCGCGCGCCAGGCGCTGGGCATGCTCATTAACAGTAAACCGGCCATTATGCAGGGCGAGGGGCGTGAGCCCTTATGGCCCAATGGCGTTGTAGGCTCTATCAGTCATTCGGGTAAACTGGCAGGAGCGGTGGCAGCACTACAAAGCAATATAATGGCCATTGGTGTTGATATAGAGACAGTAGGAGAGGTAAAGCCAGAGATATGGGATTTGATTTTTAAATGA
- a CDS encoding 4'-phosphopantetheinyl transferase superfamily protein has protein sequence MRSKQGDTALWATLLFSLKEAFYKLQYPITRQFVDFKDITISQNEKLLKFESANPNINLSPVLLSQVETHWIKAQDQLISICYISVK, from the coding sequence ATACGCAGCAAACAGGGTGATACTGCGCTTTGGGCAACCTTACTTTTTTCTCTTAAAGAAGCGTTTTATAAGCTTCAATATCCAATTACCAGGCAGTTTGTTGATTTTAAAGATATTACCATTTCGCAAAACGAAAAACTATTAAAGTTCGAAAGCGCTAACCCCAATATAAATCTTTCACCTGTTTTACTTAGCCAGGTTGAAACGCACTGGATTAAGGCTCAAGATCAATTGATATCAATTTGTTACATTTCAGTGAAGTAA